A genomic region of Colletotrichum destructivum chromosome 1, complete sequence contains the following coding sequences:
- a CDS encoding Putative pectin lyase/virulence factor, immunoglobulin-like protein — protein MKGVLRALALAVLATAASAQESAPPSATASAPASGSPTPTTLATSRLPEASQAPSTGLPAVAPIRVRLNPANVRNLADADYITWTVPGSAKANITVGNVTEGDVTFSLAAGAGSELSGNYYKYQYTRFLSSLGERVVNQGISTSNKDGSSLTLSIRGLAPGNHTLLTWHNAWDALTEVATLDIAVDGQVAQTGFKQSVRVDNIWQAAASYVAFEVADAAQEVKVVYTPSGADKRAFINGFEVDAPALGNQISFPAPKHRDERIEATDDNTATASWTAPASAEGVTYNVFLGTSPTDLKSVATGVTETSATLPGLNTVDSFYWRVDVVSGSTTYTGRVFFFRVAQLAFPGAEGWGRYARGGRGGKVIKVTSLEDTADEGTLRYALTVAKGPRIIVFDVGGVITTTARISVNDQYITLAGQTAPGKGIVIQGNPLGLTGASDVIFRHVRVRPGKVSGQTIDGMGMQGSNHCIFDRCSMGWTIDEAFSSRSAWNITFQRNMISEPLNVAGHKNYPAGTAHGYSATIGGDVGSFHHNLLAHAEGRSWSLGGGVDDSGAFAGQLDIRNNVVYNFGNRVTDGGAKKVNFVGNYYKQGPASTLTYGLRATYEDNMPGMQQYHCAGNSMPGVFDQDSVQYPAGDGTASKSAKIACWADVSFDPAPTYQKFFPEPFFEPHVETQPSTEAYKRVLSDSGASQPVRDAHDARIVNETLTGTAAYVGSVSGKKGLIDDPKDAGGLEDFPAAKRGAAWDADGDGIADWWDGSTGGEGYTPIEGYLNFLADPHAFVSPSGSVEVDLASLALGFKEPSFTVTGAEKGEVTVSGGKATYAAGAEAGIDYFDIGVEDSEGSTWTRRFGVAIFEGAEDV, from the exons ATGAAGGGCGTGTTGAGagccctggccctggccgTACTAGCGAcggccgcctccgcccaGGAATCGGCCCCACCTTCGGCAACGGCATCGGCCCCGGCGTCCGGCAGCCCGACCCCGACAACCCTCGCGACTTCCCGCCTGCCGGAAGCCTCGCAGGCCCCGTCCACGGGATTGCCCGCCGTTGCCCCCATCCGTGTCCGACTCAACCCGGCCAACGTGCGCAatctcgccgacgcggacTACATCACCTGGACCGTCCCGGGATCGGCCAAGGCGAACATCACCGTCGGCAACGtcaccgagggcgacgtcaCCTTcagcctcgccgccggcgccggctccgagCTCTCGGGCAACTACTACAAGTACCAGTACACCCGCTTCCTCTCGTCGCTCGGCGAGCGCGTCGTGAACCAGGGCATCAGCACCTCCAACAAGGACGGctcctccctcaccctcTCGATCAGGGGGCTCGCGCCGGGCAACCACACGCTGCTGACGTGGCACAATGCCTGGGACGCGCTGACCGAGGTGGCGacgctcgacatcgccgtcgacgggcagGTCGCCCAGACGGGCTTCAAGCAGTCGGTGCGCGTCGACAACATCTggcaggcggcggcctcgtaCGTCGCGTTCGAGGTCGCGGACGCGGCGCAGGAGGTCAAGGTCGTGTACACGCCcagcggcgccgacaagCGCGCCTTCATCAACGGGTTCGAGGTCGACGCGCCCGCTCTGGGGAACCAGATCAGCTTCCCCGCGCCCAAGCACCGCGACGAGCGCATCGAGGCCACCGACGACAACACCGCGACCGCGTCGTGGACCGCCCCGGcgtcggccgagggcgtcacgTACAACGTCTTTCTCGGCACGTCGCCCACCGACCTGAAGAGCGTTGCCACGGGTGTCACGGAGACCAGTGCGACGCTGCCCG GCCTCAACACGGTGGACAGCTTCTACTGGCGAGTCGATGTCGTCTCCGGGTCGACCACTTACACCGGccgcgtcttcttcttccgcgtCGCACAGCTTGCCTTCCCTGGCGCCGAAGGCTGGGG CCGTTACGCCCgtggtggccgtggtggaAAGGTGATCAAGGTCACCAGCCTCGAGgacaccgccgacgagggcacCCTGCGTTACGCGCTGACGGTGGCCAAGGGCCCTcgcatcatcgtcttcgacgtcggcggcgtcatcaccaccaccgcgcGCATCTCCGTCAACGATCAGTACatcaccctcgccggccagaCGGCCCCCGGGAagggcatcgtcatccaGGGCAACCCGCTCGGCCTCACGGGCGCGTCGGATGTCATCTTCCGGCACGTGCGCGTCCGGCCCGGTAAGGTCTCTGGGCAGACAATCGACGGCATGGGCATGCAGGGCTCGAACCACTGCATCTTTGACCGCTGCTCCATG GGATGGACTATCGACGAGGCATTCAGCTCGCGGTCCGCGTGGAACATCACCTTCCAGCGCAACATGATCTCGGAGCCTCTTAACGTCGCCGGCCACAAGAACTAccccgccggcaccgcccaCGGATACAGCGCGACgatcggcggcgatgtcggcTCGTTCCACCACAACCTGCTCGCCCACGCCGAGGGCCGTAGCTGgagcctgggcggcggtgtcgaTGACAGTGGCGCCTTTGCCGGACAGCTGGACATCCGCAACAACGTCGTTTACAACTTTG GTAACCGTGTGACCGATGGAGGTGCAAAGAAGGTCAACTTTGTCGGGAACTATTACAAGCAGGGCCCGGCTTCGACGCTCACATACGGTCTCCGCGCCACG TACGAGGACAACATGCCGGGGATGCAGCAGTACCACTGCGCCGGCAACTCGATGCCCGGCGTCTTCGACCAGGACTCGGTCCAGTAccccgccggcgacggcaccgcGAGCAAATCGGCCAAGATCGCCTGCTGGGCCGACGTGTCCTTCGACCCGGCGCCGACGTACCAGAAGTTCTTCCCGGAGCCCTTCTTCGAGCCGCACGTCGAGACCCAGCCGTCGACCGAGGCCTACAAGCGCGTGCTCTCCGACTCGGGCGCCAGCCAGCCCGTCCGCGACGCCCACGACGCGCGCATCGTCAACGAGACGCTGACGGGCACCGCCGCCTACGTCGGCTCCGTCTCGGGCAAGAAGGGCCTCATCGACGACCccaaggacgccggcggcctcgaggactTCCCCGCGGCGAAGCGCGGCGCGGCGTgggacgccgacggggacggcatcgccgactGGTGGGACGGTtcgacgggcggcgagggctACACGCCCATCGAGGGGTACCTCAACTTCCTGGCCGACCCGCACGCCTTCGTGTCGCCGTCCGGctcggtcgaggtcgacctcgcctCACTGGCGCTGGGCTTCAAGGAGCCGAGCTTCACCGTCACGGgcgccgagaagggcgaggtgACGGTCAGCGGGGGCAAGGCGACGTACGCggcgggcgccgaggccggcatcgatTACTTTgacatcggcgtcgaggatAGCGAGGGGAGCACGTGGACGCGGAGGTTCGGCGTGGCCATCTTTGAGGGGGCCGAGGACGTGTGA
- a CDS encoding Putative zn(2)Cys(6) fungal-type DNA-binding domain-containing protein — protein MMDWARVEKSRSGSPALSYRACDWCRSRKVRCNRKSPCRNCAQQKIPCERKLQTKPRAHAQRVLISPEYKDKIDCIEKRLERIADILTELTAQALVLKTEQSPSPKPHPLLVASSPPTAKANTQEPRGQV, from the exons ATGATGGACTGGGCAAGAGTGGAGAAGTCCAGGTCTGGTTCCCCGGCTCTGTCCTACCGCGCA TGTGATTGGTGCCGCTCTAGGAAG GTCCGGTGCAACAGGAAGTCGCCTTGTAGAAACTGCGCTCAGCAGAAGATCCCGTGCGAGCGAAAACTGCAGACCAAGCCTCGAGCCCACGCGCAGAGGGTTCTCATCTCACCGGAGTA CAAGGACAAGATCGACTGCATAGAGAAGCGTCTGGAGAGGATCGCCGACATCTTGACCGAGCTGACGGCGCAGGCGCTGGTGCTGAAGACGGAACAATCGCCGAGTCCAAAACCACATCCGCTCTTGGTGGCATCCAGCCCGCCTACGGCAAAAGCAAATACACAAGAGCCTCGAGGCCAGGTGTAG
- a CDS encoding Putative cytochrome P450: protein MSPLGSSIVNPYLAAGVAILVALVLAALRPKHPRLPPGTTLPPGPEPRPLIGNLLSIPPAHSWLAFHELIKQHGPVVRLSLPGGQEHVLLGTETAANNLLRRRGNLYSDRHHAPAASHLLTDDHMLLLLPYDDKWRRYRRFLHQVTMAPVAPRYETEQRIEAVRLLRDLLRDPADYESLFERFSVGLGLRIIYGLRLESARDRDARMILDIVHELERVGSPGAYAVDLFPCLMRLPERLAPWKRYLRGRRRRDEAFFRELVDRSGSPSWARTWLRTRDEWDLTRREADWMLGSVFQAAATTSGSALASFVLCMVRNPGWFGKLQREVDAVVGVGRLPTLDDMPRLPLVRACVKETLRYYPITAGGFPHRLTEDDTYGGYFLRKGTVVHAVQWAIQRDPELYPDPELFNPDRWLDPRYPTFREPLSVYPNLQQFSAFGHGRRICQGINIAEQSLNLKVALLAWGCDISRAKDGRGRDIVPPLYDFVEGFNVQPKRFQFDLQPRSRERVDLIERAYEQTLKEDPLL from the coding sequence ATGTCTCCCCTTGGAAGCAGTATCGTCAACCCGTACCtggcggccggggtggccatcctcgtcgccctcgtcctcgccgccctccgtCCGAAGCACCCGCGGCTCCCACCGGGGACGACCCTCCCACCCGGCCCCGAACCCAGACCGCTCATCGGCAACCTCCTCTCGATCCCGCCGGCGCACTCGTGGCTCGCGTTCCACGAGCTCATCAAGCAGCACGGCCCCGTCGTGCGCCTCTCGCTGCCGGGCGGCCAGGAAcacgtcctcctcggcaccgagaccgccgccaacaacctcctgcgccgccgcggcaATTTGTACAGCGACCGCCACCAcgcgccggccgcgagcCACCTGCTGACCGACGACCACatgctcctgctgctccctTACGACGACAAGTGGCGGCGCTACCGCCGGTTCCTGCACCAGGTGACCATGGCGCCCGTCGCGCCGCGGTACGAGACGGAGCAGAGGATCGAGGCGGTGAGGCTGCTCCGGGACCTCCTCCGCGATCCGGCGGACTACGAGTCGCTCTTCGAGCGCTTCAGCGTCGGCCTGGGCCTGCGCATCATCTACGGCCTGCGGCTCGAGAGCGCCCGCGACCGCGACGCCCGCATgatcctcgacatcgtccacGAGCTCGAGCGCGTGGGCTCGCCCGGCGCCTACGCGGTCGACCTGTTCCCGTGCCTCATGCGCCTCCCGGAGCGCCTCGCCCCCTGGAAGAGGTACctccgcggccgccgacgccgcgacgaggccttcttccgggagctcgtcgaccgcagcgggtcgccgtcgtgggcgcGGACCTGGCTCAGGACGCGGGACGAGTGGGACCTGACGCGGCGCGAGGCCGACTGGATGCTCGGCTCCGtcttccaggccgccgcgacgacgtCCGGGTCGGCGCTCGCGTCGTTCGTGCTCTGCATGGTTCGGAACCCGGGCTGGTTCGGCAAGCTCCAGCgggaggtcgacgccgtcgtcggggtcgGCAGGCTGCCGACCTTGGACGACATGCCGCGGCTGCCGCTCGTCCGGGCCTGCGTCAAGGAGACGCTGCGGTACTACCCGATCACGGCCGGCGGGTTCCCGCACCGGCTCACCGAAGACGACACGTACGGGGGTTACTTCCTGAGAAAGGGCACCGTCGTGCACGCCGTCCAGTGGGCGATCCAGCGCGACCCGGAGCTGTACCCGGACCCGGAGCTCTTCAACCCGGACCGCTGGCTGGATCCGCGGTACCCGACGTTCCGGGAGCCGCTTAGCGTGTACCCCAACCTGCAGCAGTTCTCCGCCTTTGGCCACGGCCGGCGGATATGCCAGGGCATCAATATCGCCGAGCAGAGCCTGAACCTCAAGGTCGCGCTGCTGGCCTGGGGGTGCGACATCTCAAGGGCCAAAGACGGTCGAGGGAGGGATATTGTGCCGCCGCTGTACGACTTTGTGGAAGGGTTCAATGTCCAGCCGAAGCGTTTCCAGTTCGACCTGCAGCCGAGGAGCCGTGAGCGAGTGGACTTGATAGAGAGAGCGTATGAGCAGACACTCAAGGAGGACCCCTTGCTGTGA
- a CDS encoding Putative zn(2)Cys(6) fungal-type DNA-binding domain-containing protein has protein sequence MPDESAQLNPLSCKRCKHRKVRCSRLMPTCERCRAHNTECVYPQRVKRKVTRTLTDRLSLDASSTTDGALSTILERLQRVEQHCTTISAPSRNLRLSEDRAPDETPAPPPPPPPLVPPPPRQASISSSIPNSIHNSVPSNFPSPAASSAAGGQATSSPWTSLATPCAAPELDVASILKDAVDQVQRLQLQAISAAVITQDVRIPPELAKTWIKNYFTHMHIDMFLSLVNPKLIEMIPDLLEMPHVHLEPAILVVYYGILYHGCALGSTSEEMEEGHNYCQMLYVCCLRSLPLWQREATGTTTDLIAALFMCRTAAECFDEELSWKMYTYSCEYAQTLNLHNLDAHGSGSGSGSLEVDEAKLDADRKGFWELIQIDFFYRLLFNRPPAITDSMSTWKVNLPWLSGSTPTDLNAVPAVTFIMSSRLTFILSQFYRELENPYSDEATVRLKTEEYCRDIGRLFAEYQLDDWIQRAFASGARVDSWVLGDVALTGYTYIIFMLRKLAVLRSSSPRPVSCDADVPDSPLAVDASRGILRLMSSAMEHNPYPESMCVLMGMYRAYVPCACLFASVLRSADVRDRAEDVGLLEKLVGSMERASRGEREFAPLLKAVRSLGMEVNRRMEEVSLTPMA, from the exons ATGCCGGACGAATCTGCTCAGCTGAACCCGCTTTCG TGCAAAAGATGCAAGCATCGGAAA GTCCGCTGCAGTCGTTTGATGCCCACTTGCGAACGATGCAGGGCACACAACACAGAATGCGTCTACCCCCAACGGGTCAAGAGAAAGGTAACTCGTACCTTGACGGATCGACTATC CCTCGACGCCTCCAGCACCACGGATGGCGCACTGTCGACCATCCTTGAGAGGCTGCAGCGCGTTGAACAGCACTGCACGACCATCTCGGCCCCGAGCCGGAATCTCAGATTGTCCGAGGATCGGGCTCCGGACGAAACccccgctcctcctcctcctcctcctcctcttgtcccgcctcctccccggcAGGCGTCCATCTCTAGCAGCATACCCAACAGCATTCACAACAGCGTACCCTCCAacttcccctcccctgctGCTtcgagcgccgccggcggtcaGGCGACGTCGTCTCCGTGGACGTCCCTCGCCACGCCGTGTGCCGCGCCGGAGCTCGACGTGGCGTCCATCCTCAAAGACGCCGTCGATCAGGTGCAGAGACTACAGCTCCAGGCCATTTCCGCGGCCGTCATCACCCAAGATGTCAGGATTCCGCCCGAGTTGGCCAAGACATGGATCAAGA atTACTTCACCCACATGCACATCGACATGTTCCTCAGCCTCGTGAACCCAAAACTCATCGAGATGATCCCCGACCTGCTCGAGATGCCCCACGTCCACCTCGAGCcggccatcctcgtcgtctacTACGGCATCCTCTACCACGGCTGTGCGCTGGGGTCGACGtcggaggagatggaggagggccATAATTACTGCCAGATGCTGTACGTCTGCTGCCTCCGCAGCCTGCCACTGTGGCAGCGGGAAGCGACGGGCACGACGACCGATCTCATCGCCGCGCTCTTCATG TGCCGTACCGCAGCCGAGtgcttcgacgaggagctctCCTGGAAGATGTACACGTACTCCTGCGAGTATGCCCAGACCCTCAACCTGCacaacctcgacgcccacggctccggctccggctccggctctcTGGAAGTTGACGAGGccaagctcgacgccgacagaAAGGGCTTTTGGGAACTGATCCAGATCGACTTCTTCTACCGGTTGCTCTTCAACCGACCGCCCGCCATCACCGACAGCATGAGCACGTGGAAGGTCAACCTGCCCTGGCTGTCGGGCAGTACACCGACGGACCTCAACGCCGTGCCGGCCGTGACCTTCATCATGAGCTCGCGGCTCACGTTCATCCTGTCGCAGTTCTACCGGGAGCTGGAGAATCCCTACTCGGACGAGGCCACGGTCCGACTCAAGACGGAGGAGTACTGTCGTGATATAGGCAGGCTGTTTGCGGAATATCAACTT GACGACTGGATCCAGCGGGCTTTCGCGAGCGGCGCCAGGGTCGACAGCTGGgtgctcggcgacgtcgccctgACGGGCTACACCTACATCATCTTCATGCTGCGCAAACTGGCCGTCCTGCgctccagctcgccgcgGCCCGTGTCGTgcgacgccgacgtgccGGACTCCCCACTGGCCGTCGACGCGTCCCGGGGCATCCTGCGCCTCATGAGCTCGGCCATGGAGCACAATCCGTACCCGGAGTCCATGTGCGTGCTCATGGGCATGTACCGCGCCTACGTGCCGTGCGCGTGCCTCTTCGCCAGCGTGCTGCGGTCCGCCGACGTGCGCGAccgcgccgaggacgtcgggctgctggagaagctggTGGGGTCGATGGAGAGGGCTTCGCGGGGCGAGAGGGAGTTTGCGCCCTTGCTGAAGGCGGTCCGGAGTCTCGGGATGGAGGTGAAcaggaggatggaggaggtctccttgacgccgatggcctgA